Part of the Panicum virgatum strain AP13 chromosome 4N, P.virgatum_v5, whole genome shotgun sequence genome is shown below.
AAGTTTGAGTTGTAAAGTCTTCTGAGAAGGAAATGTAAAATGAATATATAGAGACAAATTTTTTTATTACTCCAGCTCCAACTTGAAGCACCAGTATTCAACCAAGAATGTCGATATTTGACTAACCTTGAGCCCTGCACaacaaaacaaagaaaataagATTTATTGATAGTCTAGTCATCACTTATTTAATAATCTCAAAACAATAAAACAGCATGTTCATATCTAGTTCTCAAGGAAGTCTGAATTTCCAGAAAAGGATAAAGTCATGAAACCTCCATTTCCATTATTGtgctttcagaaaaaaaaatcgaaaAATATAGCTAGATGCAGCATTAAGCTTACACTTCGCCATCACGCATTCGGGATCGAAATCGAGGTTCACGCTGAGATGATTGACTACCTCCCCTCGGTCGCACCATCCTCCTGCGTTGGACACTTCCAAAAACATCCTTATCTTTCTCTATATCTCCTTCAGTGCCATTATCATCTGATTCTTTGTCATTATATTTGCTTCTTTGCTCATGCCTGTCTCCTGTATCCACAtccttctctcttttcttgTCCTTAGGATCCCTATCATGAGCTTTCCATGCATCATCCTTAATCATCTTAGATTCTATTGTTGAATTCTCATGCTCAGCACTCCTAACAGCTCCATCAGATGAAGCTTTTTCCAGTATTGTGTTATCCTTTTCAATTACTACAGATGAATCTTTCTTAGTATCGTTGACTTCCTTGTCTCTCAAGGAATCTTTTCTCTCCCTGTCCCATTTTTCAGCATCCCTATCTTCCCTTTGCATTTCTCTTCGCTCAACACCACTACCTCCAAGCTGTATACCGGTTCTACGATCATTTTTATCACTTTCTCTTGCACCAAAGTCCCTATGTTTCTCATCCTTCTTTTTTCTGTCCTTGTCTCTGAACTTGTCTTCACTTTTTGGTTCAGCTTTGTTGTCACCTGCAGGTTCATGTGCATCTTTCGAATTATGTTCTTCCACGGAAGTTGAACCTTTGGGTGTTTCATCAGTGCCTTGCAAACCAGGACGAGACAAACGCCAATCCACATTATCAGACGGCTGTTCAAAATACCTTTTACCCCTATGTTCCTTGTTGTCCTTCCAGCCTAAGTTTGATGGAACAGTAGGATGACTATCCTTGTCAAATTTGGTATCACCTTTGTAATCAGCATGACCCCTCCTGTCAGTCCTTATTTCACTTTCATCTGCTCTATTGTCTACCTTTACATCACTCTCAACTTTATTAGCCTGAAATTCAATTCTAGGATCACTATAGTCACGTGCATCAGCTTTCGTCTCTCGATCATCCGCCTTAGTATCCCTTGCATCTTTATTTTGCTTTGATTCTAATCTGCTGTCAGATGAGATGGGGTGGTCAACAAAGTTGGTGGAGCTACCAGGCATCCGATGGGCCAGGGGTGGCCTGGACTCAAGACGTTGAATTTTGACGAATCTACCATCATGTTCAAAAGAACCATGGACATCACCGCTGCTCGACTGAATAGCTTTCCCAGGACTCGAATACAAGCTGCTATCATCCAAATGCCGTTTCGTAGGTGTAGAGTGGCTACTCTCCTCATGCAACCTCTTTGGAGCACCACTCATTTTTCCTCCAGAATGCAAATTAATGCCTCAAGAATAACCCAGATACAAAAGGAAGGAGCTCAATGCCTTTAATGAAATTCACTGCAAGAAAAATCTGGATCAGGACAGGGCACACCAGTTactcaatttttttatttagagACAAGAAATTTCAGAAAATCACAAATCTAGAACAAGTAGCAACAAGTTTGTTGTGAAGCGAGGTGCTCAATGTAATTCAAATATAACTTTATGGTCCATTAATTTCAGGATAGGGTTCTGAACACTAAATTGACCAAATCATTTATGGTAAAAAAATCAACCCAGCCTACTGTTGAcaggccaaaaaaaaaacatttcccCATATTTATAATTGTAAAAATAGCATGTTACCTATACCAATCATAACCTATGAAAAAAATGGCAGCAAGCAGGTGTTCAACCAAGTGCACGGTGAAATTTAAAGGAATAGATCTAGAGTTGATCTTACATCATGGAAATATGCACACAGGAAAATAACTGTAACATGAACTGTAAAAATAGTACAGAATATGGTCACATCATAGCAGATTATCCGACCACAAACCCTAGCTAGATAATCGACCCCTACCCCAACAAGCACTGGATAAGCTACCATCATATCGTAAGAAATGGAAAAGGTGGAGCCTTGCAAGCTCGAAATGGATGCCGGAAACAAAAGGATGCTGCAAAATGGTTCGAGCCTCACGCTGCAGAATGCATAGCCTCCTTTCACTCCAGCGCATCACAAGTGCAGTCCGCATAAACCCTAACCATTCTAGCGGATCCACGACCTCCGCATAAACCCCAACCATCCTAGCAGATCTGCAGCTCTAGCTGCGGAGCCCCTAGCCGCGGAAGGAGAGCGTCGGTTTCTCGTAGGCCTTACCTCGAACCCGAAGCCGGGGAAGGAGAGCGTGCGAGGACGACGGCCggaggcgtggcgaggggtCGAGGCTTCCAGGACGGAGGTCGAAGCGGGCGAGGAGCCGCGGGCGGGGgtcacgggcggcggcggcggccgggtagGAGCCGAGGACGAGCCGACGGCGGCCGGAGAGAatgggcggcgaggaggagcggccGGGCCCCGGCCTGCCGGTCCTCGACGGCGGTGGGGCGGCGTGGTAGCAGCAGGGGTAGCAGGGATGGGATGGGAGGAAAGGGGAATTGGGGTATCGGAAGAACAGGGCAAGGTTGGGGACGAGCCGGAGGACGACTGACTAGATCGAGTTTGAGTTCAAGTCATGGCTCTCCCCCTAtatttgcaacttgcaagcGCGTTGAGCAATTCAGGCCCATGGACTCTGGCGCTGGGCTTCCGGGACCTAGTTCCCCTCCGCGGCGGCCCATCTTGTGCAACGTCAGTCAGTAAGGCTGCGTGGACCGACCGCTGTTGCCCTCTCGGGCTCCGGATGGGCTGAAGGGCCCAAGGTCGGCCCCGTCCACCGTTTGCTGACTGCCTGACTTGGAGTTCCCAACCACACCAAAAAAGAAGAGTTGAAGAAGTTGCAAATGATTtactaattttattttttataaaaaaacttgTGACAATGACTCCTGCAGTTTCTTTGAACTTTTATGCGAATTTTTGTCTTAGAGGGGGGACTCTTGTTCTGCGTGCTGCACTAATCCCTTTTGGAAGATACTTGGTACTCCGTCTATACTAATAACCTGCTAGTAATTGCAGCTGGACGCCGTCCCTTTGGACTCCTAATCGATTTAGGAGACTGCCTGCGCGAGCCTTGTTCTTGAACCGAATCTGAGATAAGGTACCCAGCATAAACAAAATGTTGTTTTGTCCCCGACACAGAGTGCACTCGTGTCGCGACAGTGCTGGCTCACTGTGCTGTGATGAGCGACTAGGGCCACGAATATTTGAGAACGGCGTCGCGACGAGCAGTCCACATCCCGAGATTACCTTTGGCCGAAACGAAAATTTTTAAAGTAGAACGAAACAGAGCTGAAAGCGTTCAACACAATCGCGGTCCCACCCAAAAAGAAACTAAACGCTTTTTAGATTAGGCCCTCCAAATATATGATTGTAACAAGGCGGTCCCAAGTATCTGGGTGTTCTGTACTCCGTTGTTTCTATTTACGTatccaaatatatatatatgtgtgcatatatatatatatgtgtgtgtgagcGCGCATGCGTGCATTATGATTTATGAGCGTTTGAGTTGTACGGTATAATTTTATAAAATCGAAAGAGCAAATAATAATTTATGAAATAAAAAGGGAGGATCAATGCAAACAACTCGCAACAAACAATATAATTCAATTCCATCATTTCTTCCGTGCCTACCCTGACAGACTGTGGGGAAGGGTAGCAAATAAAGGTAACCtcaagcctagacaccacgtctatacTATCGGTTACTGCTCTAGCTCCAACCATACTCCATCTCAAGACTCCAGTCCTTAAACTAGAACACCCATCACAAGATCGTACGATGATCCCACAAACGAATAAAGAATAGAACTTACTTAACCTAGAAACTCACCACCATAGGAGATCAGAATACTTACTTAAAAGGAAGCATTCGTCAAGGTATAAGGCCGGGGAAGAGTGCCGATAGGCTGGCACTTTCCGCAAACtacccctcactctctccctattctaagTACTACAGAGGTAGGACTTCGCCTTGGGGTGGAGCTCTTTTCATTGTTGTGTGTTTAATGTGCGTTTCATCTCCTCATATAGCGCTCCAAGGACGGTTTCGGCTGCCAAATATATGGAAACACCCGGGCATTGACTTTATGAGGATAAGCATGATCTTCCCACCAAAGTGCACCTCAACGGGGACCTGTCCAAGTTCGGCTGGCCCCTAGTGGGCTCCCAGGCACCACCTTCGCCTGGTAGATTGGTAGGTGGCCCTTTTTCATGATCGTCGATGGTTCCCCTCAAGTTATGGTTTTGTCCCTTTTGCGGGCCCTTGGATCTCTGTGCTTTGCCCTAATTTGTCGGAGGTGTGTTTTGTTAGTCTTTGAGTGTGTTTTGAGCACACTTTCCTCCGGATGCAGGTATGGTCTTCTGCTAACAgtgtgtcggtgtttaccgccaagcttgctcagggatacccttagcagtagggtttgtaggtagggatcgacggctctggaactcgatggtgcaaggaacacaaagatttagacaggttagggtcgcgagttgcgtaataccctacgtcctgtgtggtggtttgtattgccttaggtgtagatgtgttttgagggggtccctgcccgcccttatatatccgggggacagggttacatggaaagtcctaactgagtacagttggagtccttctacaacacgatcgggtagtttccttttactgcagctagttctacgcctattcgggtagttacaaaagaggtaaggtacatccatgagctatcccttactctagaacattctatgtctgtaagtagtcccgctaccccgggtctgacaagcccccgagctcttcgtagccgagtcctgcaggcgtcgagtacttggctggacgtcttcgagttcttcgagtagtcagaacatccttctggttgcttctgactcttccttcagatacgtcgagtagtccttcaagtacttctgtttgcttcgaggctgtgaggtgctcaaaccccaaaatcttgatcatatatggtgcgcgaagtactcgcgctccatatggagtagcccccgagccttaggttgaatcgtagaatcaggctgagggccacttcagtctttttcttcttctttatttttcaaaaaaattgaaaataaatctctgatacatatattccgcagcccccgagtcttgaatttaaatccctccatttaggtttaagaatcaatgtaaactcgtgACAAAAACTGAAAACTTCCCTGAGAAGGAGAGAATCCGTTGGaatcccaaatattcacaaaattgcccctgaagaccgtataaagccgattgaaaacttccaagggtttcACCCCTTGAattcctggccgccgtcaaactcagatttcacatttgcctcttctcagtcaaaatccaaaagcccctcttGTAACCCCCGAGCCaaaactcgtgactttgagatggctcccaagaagaacaaattcAAAGTTGATGAGGGATCTGTCGCCAATATGTCCATaggttggcgtaaaagcaagatgtctgaatcattggtccgggagttggagaatatgggtctcctccaagagcagggcGTGAGCCAATGgtgcgctggtgaaggagaagattaccccatagaaggtacccttgagaccattatgtttcgtgattttgtagaacgtggtctcactcttcccgtgtcagaatttttctatagacttgtTCAGTTTTAGGGAATTTAgttacaccatctcactccccaatccatcttgcatctttcaattttcactcatttctgtgaggcattccttggacttctcccccatttccatcttttccaacatttcttctttcTTGTTCCAATCTCTAATGCCGCCAATCCCGCCGTtgtcgggggatgtgaattggtactccgccctgagaaccgagacgagtacttggcttatgatccgtCAGGTCaaggagccgaatggaagaaattctgATTCCAtattgggaactttgaatcccctCTTTCAGAAAGGACTgctggtgccccccaagtccaggagagctggtcgagtagaggacctggtggcaagcaaattgaagccattcttcgtgcgattgccattattaagaaaaaaggagtcagtggagatcatgtggtcttctcatttatcagtCACCGGACGCAGCCCCTCCagctgcgaaagcatcctgcctttagatatgaaggtacacaggatcccactaggatgtcctcagaaccattggcacAGTCTAAAGTaataaagagatgctgcaaagtactcgataacttcgacaagtctttgacacttccaacactcttctcggcacaaaatcctctcgagaatgcctgggtacgtgctttggataccatgtcgagtacttgtagttaaccCGTTTTGATCTTCTTACTAAGTATTGGCTTCTTTCTGCAGAagaattataaatcctggtattgtatgcctccgacttctgCAAATGTTGATTCTGACGACAGCAAGAAATGGAAGGTAGCTCCCGGATCTATATTGCAGaggaaagttcctcgtctcgatgccgatgagtaagtatataatattttgttgattgtatcccatttacctcagctttcttattcagaatcttgcttggctaggtCCAACATCTTTCGGCACATGAAAAAGATCAAATCCAAGAATTTGTCATATCAATATCTgtgatatcttcccatcaggttctccgaaagaccatactcgactaatagcagcagctcaagctcttgtggatgtggttgatatTGAAGAAGAGTCATCAAGTATcaagtccttggtggagcgtttggaagaagctccctagaaaatttttgacgttatgacggctacttccaagaattatctaacccacatgataggagttgtcaagtcatacttgcctcagtttaatttagctccgatagctaaatgaatagctcccagttgctctaatgagaaattccgagagtattgtaaggaatcagaagtgattgcggaggaaattctgaagaacatggcagagtagactgcttgtaacaactcttataatcttcagtgagctcttgtcgttgttcatagcttgtatcctgttggtgtgtcttcagaagcataatctgataccgtatgataagtatgaactagtcgatcaatcgagtagaataccctcatggagtaatccttaaagttaatcagtTAGGATGAGTCCCTTTTGgactatccaaatagaaaaatACTTGTAAAGAtacccataaactactcgatcagGCAAGTAGTGCGTccttaccaaggactggagtaatccgtaagacaaaactgttaggtacgaaccccgtcgggttgcccaagacgtagatgtcatagggatatccaaggcttactcgagcaaggcgagtaaggtgtcctttaaccaaggactggagtaatcattaaggcaaaactgttaggtacgaaacccgtcgggttgtccaagacgtaaatgccagaaagatatccaaaacttactcgagcgagacgagtaaggtgtctaacttgtaaactggagtaactactaagattgacctgctagggcgaaccccgtcggattgcccaagatggacaaaatgtagtagtatccataacgtacTTGAGCGAGCGATTAGTTTTGCATTGACAGCAATGTtggagttcctcatagttgaactgttaggatgaactccgtcgagttatccaagatggacaactagtaaaggtatccattcaccttctcgagctaggcgagtaggttgtgccctttaaaggaaaggatgcggcttgtgtagttgttctgatggaaaactgtgtaagcttatCCCGGACTGGTGATGCCGTCAAACTGCCTTTAATGTAATCGATATGTCAATAAGAATCCTCACTTTATGAAAGAAATCAACTGACACCACTAGtctgcttggatcaaggataaaacttgcgcaTGTGTTCCATGTTCCAGGAgttcggtacctcattgccatctgcatcagtgattctgtatgaacctaatcttgtaaccttagttacgatgaagagaccttcccatctggaatttaacttgtgcagtcctatctcatcctgaatccggcgaagtactagatctccaatgttgaaagatctttgctggacgttgcggtcatgatagcgtctgactccttgaagatatctagccaattgagttaaggcgttgactctggcctcttcgactgaatctaactccagttgtcgagcttcatctgcttctccttcttgataggcttctactcttggggatctccacatgatatccgcggatagtatagcctctgatccataggtaaggaagaaaggagattgtccagttgctttgctaggctgggttcgcagcccctagactacatgaggtagttcttgaatccacttgccgtctttcttggtgttggcgtcgtagagtcttttctttaagccgtcgagtactaaaccattgatgcgctcaacttgaCCGTTCGCCCGAGGATGAGCCACGGAAGCGTATTTGACCTCGATGCAGGAGTtatcacagaaatcccaaaaagattgtgacgtgaagttagatccaagatctgtaataatggtgtgaggaaaaccaaatcgatggataatgtcggagatgaagttcactgctctatctgatgagatcttgacaatgggcttgtactcgatccactttgtgaacttgtcgactgctaccagcacatgattgaatcctcctggagtgacggttaatggtccgatcatgtccaagcTCCAATAGGtgaacggccatgatggagggattgttatcaagttgtgtGTTGGGACGTGAGTTTTtttgccaaagaattggcagccagggcacCGTCTGACCAAGTCTTCTACGTCCGAaatagctgttggccagaagaatcccgacctatacgccttgccgactagtgtccttgatgcagcgtgattgccgcaaactccttgtgtatttctcggaggatgtctttgtcttcttcaagggtaacacacttcatgaggatgcctgaagcagagcgcttgtataggttgtcgccgatgaggacgaaacccttgctgcgcctggtgatgcgggcagcttcagcgcttttaggatcaacatgtggtggaaaCTTAAATTCCTTGATGAAATCAATAAACTGAGTTCGCCAGATGGAGTCCGGCATGAACTCGAGGGACTCCGTAACCATCTCGGAGTCCAGCGGGGAGGAGCCATCCTTGGGCACCACCTTCGACTCCGGCGGGAAGGAGTCCTGCAGCTCAACGAGAAGATCCGGAGCCACAGACTTCGGTGCGATGACCATCGAGTCCAGTGACAAGgaggccacggcgagcggcgagtcTAAGTCCAGGGCGAGCGGCAAGTCCGAGTCCATGGCGAGGACGAAGAGAAGCGCGACATCTCGGCCGAAGAGAGGCAACGGGCGAGGAAGGAATTCGAGGCGTGCGGCGTTAATGACGTCAGGGAACGAAGCGTGCGACACAGTGCAATTACTCCGTGTGCGGCGTGGCGCAAGTACTCAGGGGCAAAGAAGTCCAAGACCCATGTCTCGCCACATGGACGACTTCTAATCTGCTCTGGCCGACGGAGCGCAAGATGACTTCTAATATTAACCCGGAGGGAGTACAAGTTTAAACCTTGTAAGGATTAAGACTTTGAACCCCAGTAGCTAGCTTCAACTCTATAACTTGCCACTCTGACTAGAACCATTCCCATGAAGATATATGCAAGTTTAACAGTAACATAGTAGGTATTTGTctttttttcaaagaaaaataCAAGGTATAAAAACTAGTTGCGGATATCTTAAGCACCACGGCAAATTATAAGATAGATTGTGTGTGAATTCAAATACAGTGTTTGATAACCATATCAAGTTAGAGTAATAAGTTCATATCTTTATGTCAATGCGATATTCAATTCACACTTTTTGCTATTGATATTCAAGTTAGAGTAATAAGATACAAATGTTATTTTTATTGTAAATATAGTAGTAAGTTCTTGTAGTTAGTGGTGCAAATGACACTCATTGATACTACCAGTAGTAAGTTCTTTAGGCTTAGCAAACTCTACCGTGTAGTACTATTGAGATATCCATTTTGTCATCAGCTTTCATTTAGAATAGCACGTTTGATTTAGAAAAGGTTTCAGCGCTGCATCCGCACTGACATGTTCGCTGTGTGGCATGATGTTTTTAGTACCATAAAACCAAAGCGTGTAGTAGGACTCATGAGAGCAAGTATAATAACCGGCTGAGAGCCGACTGAGATCCATCGTGTGGGAGAGACAAAGTTGAAGCAGGCGCCTGGCAAATCATGGCTCGCACATCTCACTGCAACGCATTAATCGTTGGTGGggtccgccaccatccggcgtGCTCCGGCAAAGACTATTATCCTTGCTCTGAAGATCAAACACGTATCATATCATTAATACTTGCAATAGGATGGACTTCTTCGCAAAAAGCCATAACCCTACTATACCAATTTTTTTAAGGGCAACCCAATGATCGTTGAGCACAGCACAGCACCCCTCTCTCCAAAAAGAGGCGAGCCCACCACCAATCCACCATGGTCCCTCCACGTACACAAAAAATCACACACCAATTCCCAATGCCAAACGAGAATTATTAAAAAGCGAAgaacgaaaaaaaaagaaaagaaatactaGAGGCCACCAAGAAATCCGCTTTACCATCTCCGTTCCGCATATAACCCCGAGATTTTCCACACGAATTTCCCCATCCACTTCCCTCGTCACGACTCGCGATCTCGGTTGAAAGAGATGCCCCAGATGGCAGGAACGGTGTGAGGACTGTAGAGGGAGAGGACTGAggcgccgacctcgccgccgggatCCTATTCGTCCTCATCCCTGATCTCGCGTGTTCAGGCAAGCGATTCCGCCGGGGATTGCGGTCTGCcgttcttttctctctctctctctctctctctctctctctctctctctcgattgGGTTGTAACGGAATCTGAATTGCCGAATGCTGAGGCGTGCAGGTTTCTTGGGGTGGCCTTGGGAAGGAATGCTGGTGGCGACATGCTATGCCGCGGAGCCGTGCGATCGCTGTTGGATCGTCTTCGGCCGCCACCTCGGGGGTGGAAGCAGAACCCTAGCCCCGCCATGCCGACGGCCGTCGACCGCGCCTGCTTCTGCAGGTTCAGCCATTCCGCTGCGCACGGCGAGGGTCGCGCTGTGCTGCCGGGGAAGATGGGGTTCCTTCATCTGGCCGGCGGGCGGAGGTTTGCGCCGAGCGGCGCGCTCAGCTTGAAGGGGTGCCAGGGGtggcaggacggcggcggcggcagcgggttCAGGAGGAGGGTcgacggggaggcggcggggatcAAGGCGCAGGTGCTCACCAGGCAGCGCCAGCTGATGCGCGATCCGGAGGTCCTGCCGCCAGAGGAGGCAGCCGCCACCGCGAAGACCCTGAACGGGAACGGCGCATGCCGGCGAGGGAGGCCGCTGGGCTTCCCTGAGCAGGCTGTGGCGGCTAAGATGGTGGTTGCTGTTGATGTGGATGAAGGTATTCTATTGTGAAATGTTAAGTGCAGTCTGCTCATCTCTGAAATCTCAGTTTTGGGTAGCTGACTATTCTTGCTGTTGCCTGTTTGAGTTGTTACCTTGTGGTGCTTAGCTGGAACCAAATTATGAACTGAACAACAAACACTGCCCCAAAACATACATGTAGTCATGACCACAATTTACAATATCATAATATTGTCCCCTCATGCCTACCTTGTACAGGTCAAGGAAGTAACGTCACTTGTGTTTTTTCTTATAATTGATCTTTCCTTACTATCTTGTTCGCTGTATCTTGTTGCAGTTCTTGGAAGCTTTCTTGCAGCACTGAACAAATTTATTGCTGATCGTTATTCTTGGAATCACACAGTATCCGAATACCATGTGTATGAGTTCTTTAGGGTGAGATACACTCCTACCTTCCTTAAAAGATACTCAAATCCTGCAGTTAGTTTTCTTTAGCTAGTCACATTTTCATTTCAGTTTTCTCCAATGGGGGAGTTCTAACTTCTTTTAAATAACATATCCAGATATGGAACTGTTCTCGTGAAAGAGGTGAATCCTGGTGCTacttatttttatttcatttggAATTACACTTCTTGGCCTCTTAATCCTGGTGAATCCATCTTGGAATTCACCATTTGGGCATTGCTCTGATACTCTGCAGCTAATTATCTTGTCCACGAGTTCTTCACAACCCATTATTTCCAAGATGGTATACAGCCTATCCCCGGTGCCCGAGACGCTCTCCAAAATCTTTCTTCATTCTGTAGCTTGTCTATAGTAACGTAAGTCCTTCCCAATAATTTGATTTAAAAGACTCAATGAATTTGGCTTGTCTTATATGAGTTAGCCTAATGGTATACTATTTTGAAAAGATCTCGGCAGGATGCAATTAAGAATCACACATTAGAGTGGATCGAGAAGTATTATCCAGGCTTATTTGAGCAGATCCATTTCGGGAACCATTTTGCTTTGGAGGGCAAGTCAAGACCAAAATCAGAGATTTGCAGGCAAGATACTGGCTCACTGAGGGAGGCTGTTTTCTCAATCATATTAGAGACTGCAGTAACATTGTAACATGGCTCCACATACCCAAAATGCACAACAGTTGTTAGAACTGCAGCAGGCTTGTCTGTTTTTGCATTTCTGTTTTAGATTATTTCTGTAGCAACATGCCTCAGCAATATTTCACATATCTTGTCTGCTCAGAACTGTTTCAAGTGGTAGTTTTTCTGTTTCTACTCATAAGACTAACTTGTTTGCCATGGCAATTCCTCCTTGCAGATCATTTGGCGCTCAGGTTTTAATAGATGACAACCCAAGATATGCTATGGAGTGCGCTAATGATGGCATGAGGGTGCTGCTCTTCGATTACGATAACTCATACCCTTGGTGCAAGACTGGAGTTGACGAGTCGCATCCACTGGTGACCAAGGTCCACAACTGGGAAGAAGTGGAGGAGAAAC
Proteins encoded:
- the LOC120669002 gene encoding uncharacterized protein LOC120669002 isoform X7, with the translated sequence MSGAPKRLHEESSHSTPTKRHLDDSSLYSSPGKAIQSSSGDVHGSFEHDGRFVKIQRLESRPPLAHRMPGSSTNFVDHPISSDSRLESKQNKDARDTKADDRETKADARDYSDPRIEFQANKVESDVKVDNRADESEIRTDRRGHADYKGDTKFDKDSHPTVPSNLGWKDNKEHRGKRYFEQPSDNVDWRLSRPGLQGTDETPKGSTSVEEHNSKDAHEPAGDNKAEPKSEDKFRDKDRKKKDEKHRDFGARESDKNDRRTGIQLGGSGVERREMQREDRDAEKWDRERKDSLRDKEVNDTKKDSSVVIEKDNTILEKASSDGAVRSAEHENSTIESKMIKDDAWKAHDRDPKDKKREKDVDTGDRHEQRSKYNDKESDDNGTEGDIEKDKDVFGSVQRRRMVRPRGGSQSSQREPRFRSRMRDGEVAQGKSEVPAIVYKAGECMQELLKSWKEFEATQDAKNAESLQNCPTLEIRIPAEFVTSTNRQVKGAQLWGTDIYTNDSDLVAVLMHTGYCSPTSSPPPSAIQELRATVRVLPPQESYTSTLRNNVRSRAWGAGIGCSFRIERCCIVKKGGGTIDLEPRLSHTSAVEPTLAPVAVERTMTTRAAASNALRQQRFVREVTIQYNLCNEPWLKYSISIVADKGLKKSLYTSARLKKGEVIYLETHFNRYELCFNGDKPRSIGLISNASDAEPEKHQNSSHHSQNGDRGSVDHELRDVFRWSRCKKAMPESAMRSIGIPLPADQLEVLQDNLEWEDVQWSQTGVWVAGKEYPLARVHFLSANN
- the LOC120669002 gene encoding uncharacterized protein LOC120669002 isoform X6, with the protein product MSGAPKRLHEESSHSTPTKRHLDDSSLYSSPGKAIQSSSGDVHGSFEHDGRFVKIQRLESRPPLAHRMPGSSTNFVDHPISSDSRLESKQNKDARDTKADDRETKADARDYSDPRIEFQANKVESDVKVDNRADESEIRTDRRGHADYKGDTKFDKDSHPTVPSNLGWKDNKEHRGKRYFEQPSDNVDWRLSRPGLQGTDETPKGSTSVEEHNSKDAHEPAGDNKAEPKSEDKFRDKDRKKKDEKHRDFGARESDKNDRRTGIQLGGSGVERREMQREDRDAEKWDRERKDSLRDKEVNDTKKDSSVVIEKDNTILEKASSDGAVRSAEHENSTIESKMIKDDAWKAHDRDPKDKKREKDVDTGDRHEQRSKYNDKESDDNGTEGDIEKDKDVFGSVQRRRMVRPRGGSQSSQREPRFRSRMRDGEVAQGKSEVPAIVYKAGECMQELLKSWKEFEATQDAKNAESLQNCPTLEIRIPAEFVTSTNRQVKGAQLWGTDIYTNDSDLVAVLMHTGYCSPTSSPPPSAIQELRATVRVLPPQESYTSTLRNNVRSRAWGAGIGCSFRIERCCIVKKGGGTIDLEPRLSHTSAVEPTLAPVAVERTMTTRAAASNALRQQRFVREVTIQYNLCNEPWLKYSISIVADKGLKKSLYTSARLKKGEVIYLETHFNSFHRYELCFNGDKPRSIGLISNASDAEPEKHQNSSHHSQNGDRGSVDHELRDVFRWSRCKKAMPESAMRSIGIPLPADQLEVLQDNLEWEDVQWSQTGVWVAGKEYPLARVHFLSANN
- the LOC120669002 gene encoding uncharacterized protein LOC120669002 isoform X3, which translates into the protein MSGAPKRLHEESSHSTPTKRHLDDSSLYSSPGKAIQSSSGDVHGSFEHDGRFVKIQRLESRPPLAHRMPGSSTNFVDHPISSDSRLESKQNKDARDTKADDRETKADARDYSDPRIEFQANKVESDVKVDNRADESEIRTDRRGHADYKGDTKFDKDSHPTVPSNLGWKDNKEHRGKRYFEQPSDNVDWRLSRPGLQGTDETPKGSTSVEEHNSKDAHEPAGDNKAEPKSEDKFRDKDRKKKDEKHRDFGARESDKNDRRTGIQLGGSGVERREMQREDRDAEKWDRERKDSLRDKEVNDTKKDSSVVIEKDNTILEKASSDGAVRSAEHENSTIESKMIKDDAWKAHDRDPKDKKREKDVDTGDRHEQRSKYNDKESDDNGTEGDIEKDKDVFGSVQRRRMVRPRGGSQSSQREPRFRSRMRDGEVAQGKSEVPAIVYKAGECMQELLKSWKEFEATQDAKNAESLQNCPTLEIRIPAEFVTSTNRQVKGAQLWGTDIYTNDSDLVAVLMHTGYCSPTSSPPPSAIQELRATVRVLPPQESYTSTLRNNVRSRAWGAGIGCSFRIERCCIVKKGGGTIDLEPRLSHTSAVEPTLAPVAVERTMTTRAAASSFPTRLMQNALRQQRFVREVTIQYNLCNEPWLKYSISIVADKGLKKSLYTSARLKKGEVIYLETHFNSFHRYELCFNGDKPRSIGLISNASDAEPEKHQNSSHHSQNGDRGSVDHELRDVFRWSRCKKAMPESAMRSIGIPLPADQLEVLQDNLEWEDVQWSQTGVWVAGKEYPLARVHFLSANN